A region of Geobacillus sp. 46C-IIa DNA encodes the following proteins:
- a CDS encoding TerC family protein, which produces MTISAAALLALWKIIAIDIILSGDNAVVIAMATRRLPKHQQNKAIFWGTAGAVLLRILFAAIIVFLLNIPFVHFLGGLLLVWIAYKVLVEREEEANVQSSDRLLKAIMTIIIADAVMSLDNVVAVAGAAEGHLGMLVLGVAISIPIMIFGSKAIVRVMEKHRWVAYVGSGILAWTAGKMIVGDEGVLHLLHLSHGPFVYAVAAGVTIFVLTAGYIANKKAEREEGTLI; this is translated from the coding sequence TTGACGATTTCAGCCGCGGCGCTGTTGGCATTATGGAAGATTATTGCGATTGATATCATTTTATCGGGGGATAATGCAGTCGTCATTGCGATGGCGACGCGACGGCTGCCGAAACATCAGCAAAACAAGGCGATTTTTTGGGGAACAGCGGGGGCGGTGTTGCTCCGCATCTTGTTTGCAGCCATCATTGTCTTTTTACTGAACATCCCGTTCGTTCACTTCCTTGGCGGATTGCTGCTCGTATGGATCGCCTATAAAGTGCTCGTCGAACGGGAAGAGGAAGCGAACGTACAATCATCAGACCGGTTGTTGAAGGCGATTATGACGATTATCATCGCTGATGCAGTGATGAGCCTTGATAACGTTGTTGCTGTCGCCGGGGCGGCTGAAGGGCACCTTGGCATGCTGGTCCTCGGGGTAGCCATCAGCATTCCGATCATGATTTTCGGCTCCAAAGCGATCGTCCGGGTGATGGAAAAACACCGATGGGTCGCGTACGTTGGGTCAGGCATTTTGGCGTGGACGGCCGGGAAGATGATCGTCGGGGATGAAGGGGTGCTCCACTTGCTTCATCTTTCGCATGGCCCGTTCGTCTATGCCGTCGCGGCCGGTGTGACGATTTTTGTTTTGACTGCCGGTTATATTGCGAATAAAAAAGCAGAGCGCGAAGAGGGGACGCTCATTTAA
- the hutH gene encoding histidine ammonia-lyase — MIVLNGHSLTLDEARRVIYGREPVAADLESMEAVRKSRAAVEQAIASGRTIYGVNTGFGKLADVRIEGSSLEQLQINLLRSHACAVGEPFAEEVVRAMLLLRANALLKGCSGVRPAVIEQLLTFLNAGIHPIVPQQGSLGASGDLAPLAHLALALVGEGEVMYQGRRMPAAQALSQAGIPPLSLKEKEGLALINGTQAMTAVGILAYLAAEQLAYDSERIAALTIEALYGVTDAFDARIHEARGFPEQAEVAARMRRYLDGSHLTTRQGERRVQDAYSIRCIPQVHGASLRALRYVKETLEIEMNAATDNPLIFANGDVLSGGNFHGQPIAIAMDLLKIAVAELANMSERRIERLVNPQLNEGLPPFLSPQPGLQSGAMIMQYVAASLVSENKTFAHPASVDSIPSSANQEDHVSMGTTAARHAYMIVQNARKVAAIELICALQAVEERGIDQLAPSTSQFYQEVRRMVPSIVADRVFSDDIEAVAAWLSERANHQLLHDETKA, encoded by the coding sequence ATGATCGTGTTGAATGGGCATTCGTTGACGCTTGACGAGGCAAGACGCGTCATTTATGGGAGAGAACCGGTGGCGGCTGATTTGGAGAGCATGGAAGCCGTTCGAAAAAGCCGTGCGGCTGTGGAACAGGCGATTGCCAGCGGACGGACGATCTATGGGGTGAATACTGGGTTTGGCAAACTCGCTGATGTGCGCATTGAAGGAAGCAGCCTTGAGCAGCTGCAAATCAATCTTCTCCGCTCACACGCCTGTGCTGTCGGCGAGCCGTTTGCTGAGGAAGTGGTGCGGGCGATGCTTCTGTTGCGGGCGAATGCTTTGTTAAAAGGGTGTTCCGGCGTGCGTCCGGCGGTCATTGAGCAACTGCTTACGTTTTTGAACGCCGGCATTCATCCGATCGTGCCCCAGCAAGGTTCCCTCGGCGCGAGCGGCGATTTGGCGCCGCTGGCTCACTTGGCGCTGGCGCTTGTCGGCGAAGGAGAAGTGATGTATCAAGGCCGGCGGATGCCTGCCGCTCAAGCGCTTTCGCAAGCGGGAATTCCGCCGCTCTCCCTGAAAGAGAAGGAAGGGCTGGCTCTCATTAACGGCACGCAGGCGATGACGGCCGTCGGAATTTTGGCTTACTTAGCGGCGGAACAGCTCGCTTACGACAGCGAGCGGATCGCCGCATTGACGATCGAGGCGCTTTATGGCGTGACCGATGCCTTTGACGCCCGCATCCACGAAGCTCGCGGATTTCCGGAGCAGGCGGAAGTGGCGGCACGGATGCGCCGTTATTTGGACGGCAGCCATCTCACAACAAGGCAAGGGGAGCGGCGCGTGCAAGATGCGTACTCGATCCGCTGCATCCCGCAAGTGCATGGGGCGTCGCTCAGAGCGCTCCGCTATGTGAAAGAAACGCTCGAAATCGAAATGAATGCTGCCACTGACAATCCGCTTATCTTTGCGAACGGAGATGTCCTTTCCGGCGGCAACTTTCATGGCCAGCCGATCGCCATCGCCATGGACTTGTTGAAAATCGCGGTCGCCGAGCTGGCCAACATGAGCGAGCGCCGCATTGAACGGCTCGTCAACCCGCAGCTTAATGAAGGCTTGCCGCCGTTTTTAAGCCCACAGCCCGGTTTGCAATCGGGGGCGATGATTATGCAATACGTCGCGGCTTCGCTCGTATCGGAAAACAAGACGTTCGCTCATCCAGCCAGCGTCGATTCGATTCCGTCGTCGGCCAACCAAGAAGATCATGTCAGCATGGGGACGACCGCCGCCCGCCATGCGTACATGATCGTGCAAAACGCGAGAAAAGTGGCGGCCATCGAGCTCATTTGTGCGTTGCAAGCGGTAGAGGAGCGCGGCATCGATCAGTTGGCGCCGTCAACAAGCCAGTTTTATCAGGAGGTACGCCGCATGGTCCCTTCCATTGTGGCGGACCGGGTGTTTTCCGATGACATCGAAGCGGTGGCGGCATGGTTGAGCGAAAGGGCAAACCATCAACTTCTCCACGATGAAACGAAAGCTTAG
- the hutP gene encoding hut operon transcriptional regulator HutP encodes MEKQQARIGRLALLLAMLDEGEKGPVLHRLEALAWRYCQGRVGAMELQKIVAAIETAAKRHGVVDGGLYREMHALYHAILEAVHGVTRGQVELGDLLRTAGLRFAVVRGTPYEQPKEGEWIAVALYGTIGAPVRGLEHEAVGLGINHI; translated from the coding sequence ATGGAGAAACAACAAGCGCGCATCGGCCGGCTGGCATTGCTGCTGGCGATGTTGGACGAAGGAGAGAAAGGCCCGGTCCTTCATCGGCTTGAGGCGCTCGCCTGGCGCTATTGCCAAGGGCGGGTCGGGGCGATGGAGCTGCAAAAAATCGTTGCGGCGATCGAGACGGCGGCAAAACGGCATGGAGTGGTTGACGGCGGCTTGTATCGCGAGATGCACGCCTTGTATCATGCGATTTTAGAGGCGGTGCACGGCGTGACGAGGGGGCAGGTGGAGCTAGGAGATTTGTTGAGAACGGCCGGTCTTCGTTTCGCCGTCGTGCGCGGCACGCCGTATGAACAGCCAAAAGAAGGGGAGTGGATCGCCGTCGCCTTGTACGGAACGATCGGGGCCCCGGTGCGCGGGCTCGAGCATGAGGCGGTCGGGCTCGGCATCAATCATATATAA
- a CDS encoding SPFH domain-containing protein translates to MREQNAWRVDGFIGIGCIALLLMASFISLIQAQLLLAIVCFVLAALLATGITIVQPNQAKVLTFFGRYFGTIRDSGLFLTVPLTLRTKVSLRVRNFTSSKLKVNDTQGNPIEIAAVVVFRVVDSAKAVFDVDDYEQFVEIQSEAAIRHVATKYPYDTFEDDNEITLRGNADVISDVLAAELQERLHVAGGEVIEARLTHLAYSPEIAGAMLQRQQAAAILAARKKIVEGAVSMAQMAIEQLDKENILELDDERKAAMVNNLMVAIVSERATQPVINTGSLY, encoded by the coding sequence ATGAGAGAACAAAATGCATGGCGTGTGGATGGATTTATCGGCATCGGCTGCATTGCCCTCTTGCTGATGGCTAGCTTTATCAGCTTGATCCAGGCACAACTCTTATTGGCCATCGTCTGTTTCGTTCTTGCAGCCTTGCTCGCAACCGGCATCACGATTGTCCAACCTAACCAAGCCAAAGTCCTCACTTTTTTCGGCCGCTATTTCGGTACGATCCGCGACAGCGGGTTGTTTCTCACCGTACCGCTCACGCTCCGGACGAAAGTATCACTGCGCGTGCGCAACTTCACGAGCAGCAAACTGAAAGTTAATGACACGCAGGGCAACCCGATCGAAATCGCCGCCGTCGTTGTCTTCCGTGTGGTCGACTCCGCCAAAGCGGTGTTTGACGTCGATGATTACGAACAGTTTGTCGAGATTCAAAGCGAAGCGGCCATTCGCCATGTCGCGACGAAATATCCGTACGATACGTTTGAAGACGACAACGAAATCACGCTGCGCGGCAATGCGGATGTCATTTCCGATGTGCTTGCTGCAGAACTGCAAGAGCGTTTGCACGTCGCTGGGGGCGAAGTGATCGAGGCGCGCCTCACCCACTTGGCATACTCTCCGGAAATTGCAGGCGCCATGCTCCAACGCCAGCAAGCCGCCGCCATTTTGGCGGCTCGGAAAAAGATCGTCGAAGGAGCGGTGTCCATGGCGCAAATGGCGATCGAACAACTTGACAAAGAAAACATTTTAGAGTTAGATGATGAACGAAAAGCGGCGATGGTGAACAACTTGATGGTCGCGATCGTCTCCGAGCGCGCCACCCAGCCGGTGATCAACACCGGCAGTCTATACTGA
- a CDS encoding Arc family DNA-binding protein produces MTKKKQFPLRIDYELYAVLEQWAQEEFRSVNSHIEYLLREAAKRAGRLGKGKTDQQRS; encoded by the coding sequence ATGACAAAGAAAAAACAGTTTCCTTTGCGCATTGACTATGAATTGTATGCCGTCTTGGAACAGTGGGCGCAAGAAGAATTCCGCAGCGTCAACAGCCATATCGAGTATTTGCTGCGGGAAGCCGCGAAGCGAGCCGGACGGCTCGGGAAAGGAAAAACGGATCAACAAAGAAGCTAG
- a CDS encoding molybdopterin oxidoreductase family protein, giving the protein MAWETPREDMSVYTQGEIDKWVYSTCGICSNGCGCYIAVKDNRIVGIKGNVYYPVNRSRLGPKGENQWWANNSLDRLTRPLIRNRSGTLVPASWDDALSLLVEKTKELLSAHGPESIAVYHSGQLYLEEYYTIAKITRAGLRTHHVDANTRLCTATAEWSLIQSFGADGPPACLDDLDLAEVIVFIGRNSNETNTVLWERVLDARRKRGTKIVEIDPRLDISQKMADLSLQPKSGTNVAVLNGLIHLLIANGWIDRSYIQRHTVGYEQLERTAARYTPELVEQITGVPERDLRTCAEWIGTSKTTVTVLLQGVYQSMDATAAASLVNSMHLIMGKIGKPGAGPFQHAGQPSSMSNREVGGAGFYPGYRNDENPKHLQEIADLWNVDVETLPVGPQTHVMEMLRMIEEGHIRMFWVIATNPAVSLPNRKRVIELFKRVFLVVQDPFFNETAEFADLVLPVALWGEKEGTMTNLERRVNVLRKAVDPPFGLPSDLELLIEFSRRMGFRDRSGRPLITYRTPEEAFNEWRLVSKGRPCDMSGMTYEKIERLGGIQWPCNEQYPEGKKRLYTDNVFPTAVDEAESYGRDLQTGRARTREEFAAIGANGRAILYGIDWSPPLEWPDREYPFWLNTGRNVFHWHTRTKTGRAPLLQLSAPEGYAEIHPDDAARLKIQMGDWVRVSSRRGEVIVRARLTDSVLPGMVFLPFHYGSVLEQEAANELTLDTWDQVSKQPHFKNGVCKLEKWLRKERDRHE; this is encoded by the coding sequence ATGGCTTGGGAGACGCCGCGCGAAGATATGAGCGTATATACACAAGGCGAAATAGACAAATGGGTGTATTCCACTTGCGGCATTTGCTCAAACGGCTGCGGTTGCTACATCGCGGTCAAAGACAACCGCATCGTCGGCATTAAAGGCAATGTCTACTACCCGGTCAACCGCAGCCGGCTCGGCCCGAAAGGAGAAAACCAATGGTGGGCGAACAACAGCCTTGACCGGCTGACACGGCCGCTCATCCGCAACCGAAGCGGAACACTCGTACCAGCAAGTTGGGATGATGCCCTTTCGCTGCTGGTGGAAAAAACGAAAGAATTGCTTTCCGCTCATGGCCCGGAGAGCATCGCGGTTTACCATAGCGGGCAGCTGTATTTAGAGGAATATTATACAATTGCGAAAATCACCCGCGCCGGTTTGCGCACCCACCACGTTGACGCCAATACAAGGCTATGCACGGCAACAGCGGAATGGTCGCTTATCCAAAGCTTCGGCGCCGACGGCCCTCCTGCCTGCCTTGACGACTTGGATCTTGCGGAAGTCATCGTATTTATCGGCCGGAACTCGAACGAGACGAACACCGTCCTCTGGGAACGGGTGCTCGATGCCCGACGGAAGCGCGGCACCAAAATCGTGGAAATCGACCCGCGCCTTGATATCAGCCAAAAAATGGCTGACTTATCGCTCCAGCCGAAAAGCGGCACGAACGTCGCCGTCTTAAACGGGCTGATTCATTTGCTCATCGCCAACGGCTGGATCGACCGCAGCTACATCCAACGCCATACGGTCGGATACGAACAGCTGGAGCGAACGGCCGCCCGCTACACGCCTGAATTGGTGGAACAAATTACCGGCGTGCCAGAACGCGATTTGCGAACGTGCGCCGAATGGATCGGCACGTCAAAAACAACCGTCACCGTACTGCTGCAAGGCGTCTATCAAAGCATGGACGCCACGGCCGCCGCATCGCTCGTCAATTCGATGCACTTAATCATGGGCAAAATCGGCAAGCCTGGGGCGGGGCCGTTTCAGCACGCCGGTCAGCCGAGCTCGATGTCCAACCGCGAAGTCGGCGGCGCCGGCTTTTACCCCGGATACCGGAACGATGAAAACCCAAAACATTTGCAAGAAATCGCTGATTTATGGAATGTCGATGTCGAGACGCTGCCGGTCGGCCCGCAGACGCATGTCATGGAGATGCTTCGGATGATCGAGGAAGGGCACATCCGCATGTTTTGGGTGATCGCCACTAATCCAGCCGTTTCCCTGCCGAACCGCAAGCGGGTCATCGAATTGTTCAAACGGGTGTTTCTTGTTGTCCAAGACCCGTTTTTCAACGAAACGGCCGAGTTCGCCGATCTCGTTCTCCCGGTCGCTTTATGGGGAGAAAAAGAAGGCACAATGACAAATTTGGAGCGTCGCGTCAACGTGCTTCGCAAGGCGGTCGACCCGCCGTTCGGCTTGCCATCCGATTTGGAGCTGCTTATCGAATTTTCCCGGCGTATGGGTTTCCGCGACCGAAGCGGGCGTCCGCTCATCACCTACCGCACACCAGAGGAGGCATTTAACGAATGGCGTCTCGTCTCAAAAGGGCGTCCGTGCGACATGTCGGGCATGACATATGAAAAAATCGAGCGGCTTGGGGGCATTCAATGGCCGTGCAACGAACAATATCCGGAAGGAAAAAAGCGGCTGTACACCGACAACGTGTTTCCGACGGCTGTCGATGAGGCCGAGTCATACGGCCGCGACCTACAGACAGGACGGGCGCGGACGCGCGAAGAGTTCGCCGCCATCGGCGCCAACGGACGCGCCATTTTATACGGGATCGACTGGTCGCCGCCGCTCGAATGGCCGGATCGTGAATACCCGTTTTGGCTGAATACCGGGCGCAACGTCTTCCATTGGCATACGCGGACGAAAACCGGGCGGGCTCCGCTTTTGCAGCTGTCCGCTCCGGAAGGGTATGCGGAAATTCACCCGGATGACGCCGCCCGCTTGAAGATCCAAATGGGCGATTGGGTGCGCGTCTCAAGCCGCCGCGGCGAAGTGATCGTTCGCGCCCGCCTCACCGACTCCGTGCTGCCGGGCATGGTGTTTCTTCCGTTTCACTACGGGTCAGTGCTTGAGCAGGAAGCGGCAAACGAGCTGACACTCGATACGTGGGATCAAGTGTCAAAACAGCCGCATTTTAAAAACGGCGTTTGCAAACTTGAAAAATGGCTAAGGAAAGAACGGGATCGCCATGAATGA
- a CDS encoding XdhC family protein, producing the protein MESYYAALNAMAAAPNDGVFAITIDVEGSAYQKEGTWMWIGADGKTTGLLSGGCLEEAVAAHALEVLSSRQAAALSFDLRAEDDGGWGQGNGCDGVIHVWLEPVTSQTKPDWLALKQRLDHGEHVLMARSIAQTKEPPFFQSETGERFGGYVSPPRPEWLKALHGTPFFRGQNGVQETDSGAFYIQHFWPKPRLVIFGAGPDAPPLVSAAKAAGFSVTISDWRPAFCQPSHIPDADAWVVGFPHETVPKLHLTERDFVIIMTHQFERDRELVQWLADMPLAYLGVLGPRRRTDRLFPSGSAPPFVRSPVGLSIGARSPQEIAISMVAELISVLRAQPMEAAR; encoded by the coding sequence ATGGAAAGCTACTATGCCGCGCTCAATGCCATGGCCGCCGCGCCGAACGATGGTGTATTCGCCATCACGATTGACGTGGAAGGCTCGGCCTACCAAAAGGAAGGAACATGGATGTGGATCGGGGCAGACGGAAAGACAACCGGCTTATTAAGCGGCGGATGCCTCGAGGAAGCAGTGGCCGCGCACGCCCTTGAGGTGCTGTCAAGCCGACAGGCGGCGGCCCTATCGTTTGACTTGCGCGCAGAAGATGACGGAGGGTGGGGGCAAGGAAACGGATGCGACGGCGTCATCCATGTTTGGCTTGAGCCGGTCACAAGCCAGACGAAACCGGATTGGCTTGCGTTGAAACAGCGCCTTGACCACGGCGAACATGTGCTGATGGCGCGAAGCATCGCCCAGACTAAGGAACCACCGTTTTTCCAAAGCGAAACAGGCGAGCGCTTCGGCGGCTATGTTTCACCGCCGAGGCCGGAATGGCTCAAAGCGTTGCATGGCACACCGTTTTTCCGCGGCCAGAACGGGGTGCAGGAAACAGACAGCGGCGCGTTTTACATCCAACACTTTTGGCCGAAACCGCGCCTCGTCATTTTCGGCGCCGGCCCGGACGCCCCGCCGCTCGTCTCGGCGGCCAAAGCGGCCGGTTTTTCCGTCACCATCAGCGACTGGCGCCCGGCGTTTTGCCAGCCGTCGCACATACCGGACGCGGACGCTTGGGTTGTCGGCTTTCCGCATGAAACGGTGCCGAAGCTGCACCTTACTGAACGCGACTTTGTCATTATTATGACCCACCAGTTCGAGCGTGACCGAGAACTTGTCCAATGGTTAGCCGACATGCCGCTCGCTTACCTTGGCGTGCTCGGGCCGCGGCGGCGCACGGATCGCCTTTTTCCTTCCGGCTCGGCTCCGCCGTTTGTCCGTTCACCGGTTGGACTGTCGATCGGCGCACGCAGCCCCCAGGAAATCGCCATTAGCATGGTTGCTGAGCTGATCAGCGTCCTTCGCGCACAGCCGATGGAGGCCGCACGATGA
- the pucB gene encoding xanthine dehydrogenase accessory protein PucB gives MSEGAIAGIYLAAGQSRRMGADKRALPWGDGTLGAAGLKAALRSCLSPVIVVVPPADALVWLPDTLLGHDKCRLVRCVACHRGQAHSLACGLQEAIAQGADAAAILLADQPFVTPKAIDVLAVRYRRHRPDYIAFSRSGTPMPPVIFGKQMFSSLLALEGDAGGRRLFRDPQWRGLLYEGGEPVGMDIDTKDDYERAVIYREKKEGHPRGRR, from the coding sequence ATGAGCGAGGGTGCAATCGCCGGCATTTATTTAGCCGCTGGGCAGAGCCGACGGATGGGAGCGGATAAGCGCGCCTTGCCTTGGGGAGATGGGACACTCGGGGCAGCCGGACTCAAGGCAGCGCTTCGTTCCTGCCTTTCACCCGTCATCGTTGTCGTGCCACCGGCCGACGCGCTCGTTTGGCTTCCTGACACGCTGCTGGGCCATGACAAATGCCGCCTTGTCCGTTGCGTCGCCTGTCATCGCGGACAGGCGCATTCCCTTGCCTGCGGCTTGCAAGAGGCGATCGCACAAGGGGCGGACGCCGCCGCTATATTATTGGCGGATCAGCCGTTTGTCACGCCGAAAGCGATCGATGTTCTTGCCGTTCGTTATCGCCGGCACCGCCCTGATTACATCGCCTTTTCCCGCTCTGGCACGCCGATGCCTCCGGTCATCTTTGGGAAGCAGATGTTCTCTTCCCTGCTGGCGCTTGAGGGGGATGCAGGCGGACGCCGGCTGTTTCGTGACCCTCAGTGGCGCGGCCTCTTATACGAAGGCGGCGAGCCGGTTGGCATGGACATCGATACAAAAGACGATTATGAGCGCGCTGTCATCTATCGGGAAAAAAAGGAGGGACATCCCCGTGGCCGTCGGTAA
- a CDS encoding xanthine dehydrogenase family protein molybdopterin-binding subunit → MAVGKSIIRKEAWDKVTGRAKYTNDFKEQGMLHAKLVTSPYAHARIISIETSAALAAPGVRAVLTGEGLPLTGEDMRDRPPIAADKVRYYGEVVAVVVADTLAQAEQAARLIRIIYEPLPTVGSPREALKEGAPLLHEELGRYEKNKTTYPEPGTNIAHRTKIRKGNINQGFAESDVIIETSVSFAPSDHAAMETRCATAEIWPDGTIHITASSQSPFMIKKLIHTYFGEETGKIIVHTPLVGGAYGGKAPVQLELLAYLAAKAVGGRKVSVWNDRECDMVTSPVHIGLEATVKIGATKDGVFKAMEIVFLFDGGAYSDKAIDVSRAAAVDCTGPYHVEHVWCDSLCVYTNRPYATPFRSFGHCEQSFAIERAIDELAKALQLDPWDVRRKNAIRPGHTTPTQVRLTKSNVGDMAACLDRLRELMRWDEWQRVELNAYTVRAKGISGGWKTSTIDTDASSGVILTFNSDGSVNVISGVVEIGTGTKTVLAQMVAERLKMNVDDVHVKMDIDTQTTPEHWKTVASRGTFMAGRAALAAADDAIRQLKEIAACVLRSAPADLEVGFGRVFLRDDPAIFIPVKDIAYGYKFPNGNAIGGQVIGRGHYILRHLTPLDPETGAGKPGPEWGVCAEGVEVEFNRRDYTYRVVKAYAVIDAGKVLNPKAALGQAMGAMSMGLSFASREGFLFDQGQRVLNPQLRTYRPIRFGEHPAYIVEFVETPQIDAPYGARGIGEHGLIGMPAALANALSLAAGVPLNELPLIPELIWRKQKGDGYGSL, encoded by the coding sequence GTGGCCGTCGGTAAAAGCATCATCCGCAAAGAAGCATGGGATAAGGTGACCGGCCGGGCGAAGTATACGAACGATTTCAAAGAACAAGGAATGCTTCACGCCAAGCTTGTCACTAGTCCATACGCCCATGCGCGCATCATCTCCATCGAAACAAGCGCAGCGCTTGCCGCCCCCGGCGTCCGCGCCGTCCTGACCGGCGAAGGGCTGCCGCTCACAGGCGAAGACATGCGCGACCGCCCGCCGATCGCCGCTGATAAAGTGCGCTACTACGGCGAAGTCGTCGCCGTTGTCGTCGCCGATACATTGGCGCAAGCCGAACAGGCAGCCCGCCTCATCCGCATCATCTATGAGCCGCTGCCAACGGTCGGCTCGCCGCGCGAAGCGCTGAAAGAAGGCGCTCCCTTGCTTCACGAAGAGCTCGGCCGTTACGAAAAAAACAAAACGACCTACCCTGAGCCAGGGACAAATATCGCCCATCGGACCAAAATCCGCAAAGGCAACATTAACCAAGGGTTTGCAGAAAGCGACGTCATCATCGAAACGAGCGTCTCATTCGCCCCGTCCGATCACGCCGCAATGGAAACGCGCTGCGCTACAGCAGAAATTTGGCCGGACGGCACAATCCATATTACTGCTTCGTCGCAATCGCCGTTTATGATCAAGAAGCTCATTCATACGTACTTTGGCGAAGAAACCGGCAAAATCATCGTCCATACACCGCTTGTCGGCGGCGCTTACGGCGGCAAGGCGCCCGTACAGCTTGAACTGCTCGCCTACCTCGCCGCAAAGGCGGTCGGCGGACGAAAAGTGAGCGTCTGGAATGACCGTGAATGTGACATGGTCACCTCACCCGTCCATATCGGCCTAGAGGCAACGGTCAAAATCGGTGCGACAAAGGACGGCGTTTTCAAAGCGATGGAAATTGTCTTTTTGTTTGACGGCGGCGCTTATTCTGACAAAGCGATCGACGTCAGCCGCGCCGCAGCCGTCGATTGCACCGGCCCGTACCACGTCGAACACGTCTGGTGCGACTCGCTTTGCGTCTATACGAACCGTCCGTATGCGACGCCGTTCCGCAGTTTCGGCCATTGCGAGCAGTCGTTTGCCATTGAACGGGCCATCGATGAATTGGCAAAGGCGCTTCAGCTTGACCCGTGGGACGTGCGGCGCAAAAACGCCATCCGCCCAGGGCATACGACCCCGACGCAAGTGCGGCTCACGAAAAGCAATGTCGGGGATATGGCGGCGTGCCTCGATCGATTGCGCGAACTGATGCGCTGGGACGAGTGGCAGCGTGTCGAACTTAACGCCTATACCGTCCGGGCAAAAGGCATCAGCGGCGGTTGGAAAACGTCGACGATCGACACCGACGCGAGTTCCGGCGTCATTTTAACGTTCAACTCCGACGGCAGCGTCAACGTCATCTCCGGCGTCGTCGAAATCGGCACAGGCACGAAAACGGTGCTCGCGCAAATGGTCGCCGAACGGCTGAAAATGAACGTGGACGACGTTCATGTCAAAATGGACATCGATACACAAACGACACCGGAACATTGGAAAACGGTGGCGAGCCGCGGAACGTTTATGGCCGGACGCGCGGCCTTGGCCGCCGCCGATGACGCCATCCGCCAGCTGAAAGAGATCGCCGCCTGTGTGTTGCGGTCTGCGCCCGCCGACTTGGAAGTCGGCTTCGGACGCGTCTTTTTGCGCGATGATCCGGCCATTTTCATCCCAGTAAAAGACATTGCCTACGGCTACAAATTTCCAAACGGCAACGCCATCGGCGGGCAAGTGATCGGGCGCGGCCACTACATTTTGCGCCACTTGACTCCGCTTGATCCGGAAACCGGCGCCGGAAAACCGGGGCCTGAGTGGGGCGTATGCGCCGAAGGGGTCGAAGTGGAGTTCAACCGCCGCGATTACACGTATCGCGTTGTGAAAGCATACGCGGTCATTGACGCCGGCAAAGTGCTCAACCCGAAAGCGGCGCTCGGCCAAGCGATGGGGGCGATGAGCATGGGGTTAAGCTTTGCCAGCCGTGAAGGGTTTCTTTTTGACCAAGGACAACGTGTCTTAAACCCGCAGCTGCGCACGTACCGGCCGATCCGCTTCGGCGAACATCCAGCATACATCGTAGAGTTTGTCGAAACCCCGCAAATCGACGCTCCGTACGGTGCGCGCGGCATCGGCGAACACGGCTTGATCGGCATGCCCGCCGCCTTGGCAAACGCCTTATCGCTCGCCGCTGGTGTGCCGCTTAACGAACTGCCGCTCATTCCTGAACTCATTTGGCGGAAACAGAAAGGAGACGGCTATGGTTCCCTTTGA